One window of Botrimarina mediterranea genomic DNA carries:
- a CDS encoding DUF4886 domain-containing protein, with product MSVSLRSCARSLLALLFTAATSVVAVADDPLNLLFVGNSFTAGGPIAHLVRDLATDAGWATPNVQYVAPGGQSLGFHLTNPDTLNAIDAGNWDFVVLQEFSTGPTDNAGDPAAFKSNATALYDRVKLGSPDAQVVLYETWAREASHSLYPGTFANPAEMQAQLRTHYNDAADNYIPANATAAVTTDVSVAPVGDAWENYLNSGGTIRLHANDDYHAGPNGQYLSSSVLYSTIYGRSVAGRGGLLASPADAAVLQTFADATTGMTIPGGPDGVELGPLTAGESLFIDFGGDTRTTPGNWNNFTAFLTGSSLVNVIDDSGATTTIDVTLTDGFSGVNSAGNATNTLGYPTTATSDSFYTGSFDGHTAALENRAQVTLSGLDPALDYDLALFSSRTGTDGGIGRLSRYTVDGQVIESDVSDNTSNELVFSGVSPALDGTLTLDVEVSPNGTGRFAYLGQLKLTALAIPEPSSALLLGVGGLAWVGSRQRRAC from the coding sequence GTGTCTGTATCCCTACGTAGCTGCGCGCGCTCACTGCTCGCCTTGCTCTTCACCGCTGCCACCTCGGTCGTCGCCGTCGCGGACGACCCACTCAACCTGCTGTTCGTCGGCAATAGCTTCACCGCGGGCGGCCCGATCGCCCACCTCGTCCGCGACCTCGCCACCGACGCCGGGTGGGCGACCCCCAACGTCCAGTACGTCGCGCCCGGCGGGCAGTCGCTCGGCTTCCACCTCACCAATCCCGATACGCTCAACGCCATCGATGCGGGGAACTGGGACTTCGTCGTCCTGCAAGAGTTCTCAACCGGACCGACCGACAACGCGGGCGACCCGGCCGCTTTCAAGAGCAACGCCACGGCGCTGTACGACCGCGTCAAACTCGGCAGCCCCGACGCCCAGGTCGTGCTCTACGAGACTTGGGCCCGCGAGGCGAGCCACTCGCTTTACCCGGGGACGTTCGCCAACCCGGCGGAGATGCAAGCGCAGCTGCGGACCCACTACAACGACGCGGCCGACAACTACATCCCCGCCAACGCGACCGCGGCCGTAACGACCGATGTCTCGGTGGCGCCCGTCGGCGACGCTTGGGAGAACTACCTCAACTCGGGCGGCACGATCCGCTTGCACGCCAACGACGACTACCACGCCGGCCCGAATGGCCAGTACCTGTCCTCGTCCGTCCTTTACTCGACGATCTATGGGCGTTCCGTCGCGGGCCGTGGCGGCCTGCTGGCGAGTCCTGCCGACGCCGCGGTGCTCCAGACCTTCGCTGACGCCACGACCGGCATGACGATCCCCGGCGGGCCCGACGGCGTCGAGCTTGGGCCGCTTACGGCCGGCGAATCGCTCTTCATCGACTTCGGCGGCGACACGCGCACCACGCCGGGCAACTGGAACAACTTCACCGCGTTCCTGACCGGCAGCAGCCTTGTCAACGTGATCGATGACTCCGGCGCGACAACGACCATCGACGTCACGCTTACGGACGGCTTCTCGGGCGTCAACTCAGCGGGCAACGCGACCAACACGCTGGGCTACCCCACCACTGCCACAAGCGACAGCTTCTACACGGGCTCGTTCGACGGCCACACCGCTGCGCTGGAGAATCGCGCCCAGGTGACGTTATCCGGTCTCGACCCAGCGCTCGACTATGACTTGGCGTTGTTCAGTTCGCGGACGGGGACCGACGGCGGCATCGGCCGGCTGTCGCGATACACCGTCGATGGCCAGGTGATCGAGTCCGACGTGTCGGACAACACCAGCAACGAGTTGGTGTTCAGCGGCGTTTCCCCTGCGCTGGACGGCACGCTGACGCTCGACGTGGAGGTTAGCCCCAACGGGACGGGCCGGTTCGCGTATCTCGGTCAGCTCAAGCTAACGGCCCTGGCGATCCCCGAGCCTTCCTCGGCGCTGCTGCTAGGCGTCGGCGGGCTGGCCTGGGTCGGCAGCCGGCAACGCCGCGCCTGCTAA
- a CDS encoding CBS domain-containing protein encodes MLVCPYCGADDLIEGIDQCDVCEQPLTDQFIRLPASSVEAKLLRDLVRDLPSHKPIELGPDATVGQALRAMVEGGVGCVLIVVDGALAGIFSERDALMRLGPQGVDLHDKPLVKYMTPNPAVVAADAKVAYAMHKMDLGGYRHLPVMDGDRAVSVISIRDILRYLTEHNQPA; translated from the coding sequence ATGCTTGTTTGCCCCTACTGCGGCGCCGACGACCTGATCGAAGGGATCGATCAGTGCGACGTTTGTGAGCAGCCGTTGACGGACCAGTTCATCCGTCTGCCGGCGAGCAGCGTCGAGGCGAAGCTGCTGCGCGACTTGGTGCGTGACCTGCCGTCGCACAAGCCGATCGAGCTGGGGCCCGACGCGACGGTTGGCCAAGCCCTGCGGGCAATGGTCGAGGGCGGCGTCGGCTGCGTGCTGATCGTCGTCGACGGGGCGCTGGCGGGGATCTTCAGCGAGCGCGACGCGTTGATGCGGCTCGGCCCGCAAGGCGTCGACCTGCATGACAAGCCGCTCGTGAAGTACATGACGCCCAACCCGGCCGTCGTCGCGGCGGACGCGAAGGTTGCGTACGCGATGCACAAGATGGACCTCGGCGGCTACCGCCACCTGCCGGTGATGGACGGCGACCGCGCGGTGAGCGTCATAAGCATCCGCGACATCCTGCGGTACCTGACCGAGCACAACCAGCCGGCGTAG
- a CDS encoding 2-oxoacid:acceptor oxidoreductase subunit alpha, with amino-acid sequence MSTVAEKPVEELIEATVRFCGDSGDGMQLAGTQFTTTSALVGNDVATFPDFPAEIRAPRGTKAGVSGFQVHFSSSEIYTPGDVVDALVAMNPAAFVTNIGDLRDGGILIVNESAFDKKGLELAGLEGNPIEEVALHQLEQKYKVYKVDMTKLTRDAVKEFGMGVKEADRCRNFFAMGLIFWVYGRPLEPTLRFIEAKFGKKPEIAGANRAALMAGYNYGETVEAFDTQFHVPKAELKPGKYRSIMGNTALSWGLMTAAKLSEKRLFLGAYPITPASDILHELCKHKNYDIVTFQAEDEIAAMTATIGAAFGGAMAITASSGPGIALKGEAFGLAVIMELPMVIINVQRGGPSTGLPTKTEQSDLYQAMYGRNGECPMPVIAARSPGDCFDVAQEAWRLAVRYMTPVMLLTDGYIANGSEPWRIPSFADLAKIPVGHPEATDGSENYLPYTRDERLARPWAIPGTPGLEHRLGGLEKQDRTGNVSYDPANHQHMVDTRAAKVANIAEDIPDQTVDGPDSGDLLVVSWGGTYGSCTSATRLARKQGKSVAHAHIRYLNPFPKNLGELMSRYKKVLVPELNSGQLRTLLRDEYLVDAIGFNKIQGRPFTVAELVTRIGEIAG; translated from the coding sequence ATGTCTACCGTTGCTGAGAAGCCCGTCGAAGAACTCATCGAAGCCACCGTCCGCTTCTGCGGCGACTCGGGCGACGGCATGCAGCTCGCTGGAACGCAGTTCACCACCACGTCGGCCCTGGTGGGCAACGACGTGGCGACCTTCCCGGACTTTCCGGCCGAGATCCGCGCCCCCCGCGGCACCAAGGCGGGCGTCTCGGGCTTCCAGGTCCACTTCTCCAGCAGCGAGATCTATACCCCCGGCGACGTCGTCGACGCGCTGGTGGCGATGAATCCCGCGGCGTTCGTCACCAACATCGGCGACCTCCGCGACGGCGGCATCCTGATCGTCAACGAGAGCGCCTTCGACAAGAAGGGCCTCGAGCTGGCCGGCCTCGAAGGGAACCCGATCGAGGAAGTCGCCCTCCACCAGCTGGAGCAGAAGTACAAGGTCTACAAGGTCGATATGACCAAGCTCACCCGCGACGCCGTCAAGGAGTTCGGGATGGGCGTCAAGGAAGCCGACCGCTGCCGCAACTTCTTCGCCATGGGCCTGATCTTCTGGGTCTACGGCCGCCCGCTGGAGCCGACGCTGCGGTTCATCGAGGCGAAGTTCGGCAAGAAGCCCGAAATCGCCGGCGCCAACCGCGCCGCGTTGATGGCGGGCTACAACTACGGCGAGACGGTCGAGGCCTTTGACACGCAGTTCCACGTCCCTAAGGCGGAACTAAAGCCCGGCAAGTACCGTAGCATCATGGGCAATACAGCCCTGTCGTGGGGCCTGATGACCGCCGCGAAGCTGTCGGAGAAGCGGCTGTTCCTCGGCGCGTACCCGATCACGCCGGCGAGCGACATCCTCCACGAGCTCTGCAAGCACAAGAACTACGACATCGTCACGTTCCAAGCCGAGGACGAGATCGCCGCGATGACCGCAACGATCGGCGCCGCGTTCGGCGGTGCGATGGCGATCACGGCGTCGAGCGGCCCGGGCATCGCCCTGAAGGGCGAGGCGTTCGGCCTGGCGGTGATCATGGAGCTGCCGATGGTCATCATCAACGTTCAGCGTGGCGGCCCCTCGACGGGCCTCCCCACCAAGACCGAGCAATCGGACCTCTACCAAGCGATGTACGGCCGAAACGGCGAGTGCCCGATGCCGGTGATCGCCGCCCGCTCGCCGGGGGATTGCTTCGACGTCGCCCAAGAGGCGTGGCGCTTGGCGGTCCGCTACATGACGCCGGTCATGCTGCTCACCGACGGCTACATCGCCAACGGCTCGGAGCCGTGGCGGATCCCCAGCTTCGCCGACCTGGCAAAGATCCCCGTCGGCCACCCCGAGGCGACCGACGGCTCGGAGAACTACCTGCCGTACACCCGCGACGAGCGCTTGGCGCGGCCGTGGGCGATCCCCGGCACGCCAGGCCTGGAGCACCGCCTCGGCGGCCTGGAGAAACAGGACCGCACGGGCAACGTCAGCTACGACCCGGCGAACCACCAGCACATGGTGGACACCCGGGCCGCTAAGGTCGCGAACATCGCCGAGGACATCCCCGACCAGACCGTCGATGGCCCCGACTCGGGCGACCTCCTCGTCGTCAGCTGGGGCGGCACCTACGGCTCGTGCACCTCGGCGACACGGCTGGCCCGCAAGCAGGGCAAGAGCGTGGCCCACGCCCACATCCGCTACCTCAACCCGTTCCCGAAGAACCTTGGCGAACTGATGTCGCGTTACAAGAAGGTGCTCGTCCCCGAGCTCAACTCGGGCCAGCTCCGCACGCTGCTGCGTGACGAGTACCTGGTCGACGCCATCGGCTTCAACAAGATCCAAGGCCGGCCGTTCACGGTAGCGGAGTTGGTGACACGGATTGGGGAGATAGCTGGCTGA
- a CDS encoding transglutaminase-like domain-containing protein, whose protein sequence is MMIRAGYEVAFEFTNPTTVLLMPYVHPSRAPSIRRFEGLNSTPAGPIHSYIDAYGNLCGRTSVPAGYVSFRTDAYLVDDGRLDVQAWDALQHQVCDLPDETLHFLLASRYCEVDSELRDIAWSLFGHLPAGWPLVQAVSDWVHNHIRFDYQQARANRTAVEVYHEQVGVCRDYTHLAITFCRSLNIPARYCTGYLGEIGVPKKPDPMDFSAWMEVYLGGQWRTLDPRNNEPRIGRILMARGRDAADVALTTTFGINQLRSFEVWTDEVVESDARPT, encoded by the coding sequence ATGATGATCCGCGCGGGCTATGAAGTGGCCTTTGAGTTCACGAACCCGACTACGGTGCTGTTGATGCCGTATGTGCATCCGTCGCGAGCCCCGTCGATCCGGCGCTTTGAAGGGCTAAACTCGACGCCGGCTGGCCCCATCCACTCTTACATCGACGCTTACGGCAACCTTTGTGGGCGGACCAGCGTCCCCGCGGGATACGTCTCGTTCCGCACCGACGCCTACCTCGTCGATGACGGTCGCCTCGATGTCCAGGCGTGGGACGCGTTGCAACACCAAGTGTGCGACCTGCCAGACGAAACGCTGCACTTCTTGCTCGCCAGCCGTTACTGCGAAGTGGACAGCGAGCTCCGCGACATCGCTTGGTCGCTGTTCGGGCATCTGCCGGCCGGTTGGCCCCTGGTGCAGGCGGTCTCTGACTGGGTTCATAACCATATCCGCTTCGACTATCAGCAGGCCCGCGCGAACCGGACCGCGGTTGAGGTCTATCACGAGCAAGTCGGCGTCTGCCGCGACTACACGCACTTGGCGATCACCTTCTGCCGATCGCTGAACATCCCCGCGAGGTACTGCACTGGCTACCTGGGCGAGATCGGCGTCCCCAAGAAGCCCGACCCGATGGACTTCAGCGCATGGATGGAGGTCTATCTCGGCGGGCAGTGGCGCACACTCGACCCCCGCAACAACGAGCCCCGTATCGGCCGCATCCTCATGGCCCGCGGCCGCGACGCCGCCGACGTCGCGTTGACGACAACGTTCGGGATCAACCAACTCCGGTCCTTTGAAGTTTGGACCGACGAAGTCGTTGAGAGCGACGCGCGACCGACCTAG
- a CDS encoding PAS domain-containing hybrid sensor histidine kinase/response regulator has translation MPDNAIDHRLAQTIIESSSDAILTKSLDGVIQSWNPAAAELFGVSAEAMIGSNVSRIIPPDLIAEERLIIARLQRGEQIKHYETRRQNIDGTPIDVSLTISPLYDDTGKVVGASNIIRDITERRRAELAVSESEERFRTLADNISQLAWMAEPGGGLFWYNRRWYDYTGTNFETMAGWGWKLVHHPDHVDRVVDKFQRAIATGEVWEDTFPLRSKEGEYRWFLSRAQPIRDESGAILRWFGTNTDVTAQREAEQALRDADDRKNEFLAMLAHELRNPLAPIRHGLDLIARDGRAETEDLEVIQHQVEQMVRLVDDLMDVSRIMRGKVELRRTHIDLKQLLSRAVETVRHTLVARGQDLRVSLPNEPVWCDGDAVRLSQVVGNLLNNASKYSDHGASIELSLAASSGMASIRVQDNGVGIEAELLPRVFELFTQATRSIDRSQGGLGIGLTVVQQLVELHGGRVTVTSEGLGAGATFTVGLPMVETKEAASVAPLSECDAEVEQALKVLVVDDNVGATWMLSKLLAKLGDHEIDVAHDGVSALARVLQDCPHLAILDIGLPGLDGYRLAEQIREVPSCPGVYLVALTGYGQPDDRRRALEAGFDEHLVKPASVADLERIIVSTQQRLRS, from the coding sequence ATGCCCGATAACGCGATCGATCACCGGCTCGCGCAGACGATCATCGAGTCTTCCAGCGACGCGATCCTGACCAAGTCGCTCGACGGGGTGATCCAGAGTTGGAACCCCGCCGCGGCGGAGCTTTTCGGCGTTTCGGCCGAGGCGATGATCGGCTCGAACGTGTCGCGGATCATCCCGCCCGACCTGATCGCGGAAGAGCGACTCATCATCGCCCGGCTGCAGCGCGGCGAGCAAATCAAGCACTACGAGACACGGCGACAGAACATCGACGGGACGCCGATCGACGTGTCGCTGACGATCTCGCCGCTCTACGACGACACGGGCAAAGTCGTCGGCGCCTCGAACATCATCCGCGACATCACCGAACGCCGTCGCGCCGAGCTGGCGGTCAGCGAGAGCGAGGAGCGTTTCCGTACGCTAGCCGACAACATCTCACAGCTCGCGTGGATGGCGGAGCCTGGCGGCGGGCTCTTCTGGTACAACCGCCGCTGGTACGACTACACCGGGACAAACTTCGAGACCATGGCGGGGTGGGGGTGGAAGCTGGTGCACCATCCCGATCACGTCGATCGGGTCGTTGACAAGTTCCAACGCGCGATCGCGACCGGAGAAGTTTGGGAAGACACCTTTCCGCTCCGCAGCAAGGAGGGGGAGTACCGCTGGTTTTTGTCGCGGGCTCAGCCCATCCGTGACGAGTCCGGAGCGATCCTCCGCTGGTTCGGCACCAACACCGACGTGACCGCGCAGCGCGAAGCGGAGCAGGCTCTACGCGACGCCGACGATCGCAAGAACGAGTTTCTCGCCATGCTCGCTCACGAGTTGCGAAACCCGCTCGCGCCGATCCGGCATGGCCTCGACCTGATCGCCCGCGACGGTCGCGCCGAAACGGAAGACCTCGAGGTCATCCAGCACCAAGTCGAGCAGATGGTGCGGCTGGTTGACGACCTGATGGATGTCTCGCGGATCATGCGCGGGAAGGTGGAACTCCGGCGTACTCACATCGACTTGAAGCAATTGTTGTCACGGGCGGTTGAAACGGTCCGGCACACCCTCGTCGCCCGTGGACAAGATCTGCGGGTGTCTCTGCCCAATGAGCCGGTCTGGTGTGACGGCGACGCGGTTCGGTTGTCGCAGGTGGTGGGTAATCTGCTGAACAATGCTTCAAAGTACTCCGACCATGGGGCGAGCATCGAGCTTTCGCTCGCTGCTTCATCTGGAATGGCGTCAATCCGGGTGCAAGATAACGGCGTCGGTATCGAGGCCGAATTGTTGCCGAGGGTGTTTGAGCTCTTCACGCAGGCGACGCGATCGATCGACCGCTCTCAGGGTGGGCTCGGCATCGGGCTGACGGTGGTGCAACAACTAGTCGAACTGCATGGTGGACGTGTGACGGTTACGAGCGAGGGCCTCGGAGCGGGCGCCACGTTCACTGTTGGGCTGCCGATGGTTGAGACGAAGGAGGCAGCCTCCGTGGCGCCCCTCTCCGAATGCGACGCGGAGGTCGAACAGGCCTTGAAGGTCCTCGTTGTTGACGACAACGTCGGCGCCACCTGGATGCTTAGCAAACTCCTGGCAAAGCTTGGCGACCATGAGATTGACGTCGCCCACGACGGTGTCTCGGCTCTCGCCAGGGTGCTCCAAGATTGCCCCCACTTGGCGATACTGGACATCGGTCTCCCGGGGCTGGATGGCTATCGCCTCGCCGAGCAGATCCGCGAGGTCCCGTCCTGCCCCGGCGTTTATCTCGTTGCGCTGACTGGCTATGGCCAACCCGACGACCGCCGCCGGGCCCTCGAAGCCGGGTTCGACGAGCACCTCGTGAAGCCCGCCAGCGTCGCGGACCTCGAACGGATCATCGTCAGCACGCAGCAGCGCCTGCGTAGCTAG
- a CDS encoding 2-oxoacid:ferredoxin oxidoreductase subunit beta: MSVELSLPVLTDKDFASDQDVRWCPGCGDYSILAQMKKVMPTLGVPREKIVFISGIGCSSRFPYYMNTYGLHTIHGRAPAVASGLKTVRPDLMVWVITGDGDGLSIGGNHLMHCIRRNMDLNIVLFNNRIYGLTKGQYSPTSRLGQRTKSTPMGVIDNPLHPLSIAIGAEATFVARSIDTNIKHLGATLKRAAAHSGTSFIEVYQNCNVFNDGAWDYAKDRDTKADTTLELEHGKPLIFGKDRDKGIRLNGLEPEVVQLGKGITEDDLLFHDEKAAEPSLAYLLSRMRYEDGFPEPIGVFRSVDAPRYDELVNDQITLATKEQGEGDLDRLYGSGETWTVG; this comes from the coding sequence ATGTCCGTCGAACTATCCCTCCCCGTCCTCACCGACAAAGATTTCGCCAGCGATCAGGACGTCCGTTGGTGTCCTGGTTGCGGTGACTATTCGATCCTCGCGCAGATGAAGAAGGTGATGCCCACGCTGGGCGTCCCGCGCGAGAAGATCGTGTTCATCTCCGGCATCGGCTGCTCCAGCCGGTTCCCGTACTACATGAACACGTACGGCCTGCACACGATCCACGGGCGGGCGCCCGCCGTGGCTTCGGGCCTGAAGACGGTGCGCCCCGACCTGATGGTGTGGGTCATCACCGGCGACGGCGACGGCCTGTCGATCGGCGGTAACCACCTGATGCACTGCATCCGGCGGAACATGGACCTCAACATCGTCCTGTTCAACAACCGTATCTACGGCCTCACCAAGGGCCAGTACTCGCCCACGTCGCGGCTGGGCCAGCGCACCAAGAGCACGCCAATGGGCGTGATCGACAACCCGCTCCACCCGTTGTCGATCGCGATCGGCGCCGAGGCGACGTTCGTCGCGCGGTCGATCGACACCAACATCAAGCACCTGGGCGCCACCCTCAAACGCGCCGCGGCGCACTCGGGCACCTCGTTCATTGAGGTCTACCAAAACTGCAACGTCTTCAACGACGGCGCCTGGGACTACGCTAAGGACCGCGACACCAAGGCCGACACGACGCTCGAGCTTGAGCACGGCAAGCCGCTGATCTTCGGCAAGGACCGCGATAAGGGCATCCGTCTCAACGGCCTGGAGCCCGAAGTGGTTCAACTCGGCAAGGGGATCACCGAGGACGACCTCTTGTTCCACGACGAGAAGGCGGCCGAGCCGAGCCTCGCCTACTTGCTCAGCCGCATGCGTTACGAGGACGGCTTCCCCGAGCCGATCGGCGTGTTCCGCAGCGTCGACGCCCCGCGCTACGACGAGCTGGTTAACGACCAAATCACGCTGGCGACCAAGGAGCAAGGCGAAGGCGACCTCGACCGGCTCTACGGCTCGGGCGAGACGTGGACCGTCGGGTGA
- a CDS encoding DUF421 domain-containing protein translates to MTPLEPYTFDLVRICFGDKPPWFLFEVALRTFVIFAYTLVLLRWMGKRGMGSLTPFEFAIIVALGSAVGDPMFYDDVPLVHTMLVIAIVVGMQRGLSWMTERNKTVERVIESTPRLLVRGGVIHMANLHREQLSHDELCEALRAEGVRQLGEVEFAYLEPSGKLSVLRYEQPRPGLPILPDGSNGGDVGHETPAGPRGDDPQCCATCGAARSSSGVCENCGEAEWTEVLAP, encoded by the coding sequence ATGACGCCCCTCGAGCCCTACACGTTCGACCTCGTCCGCATCTGCTTCGGCGACAAGCCGCCGTGGTTCCTCTTCGAGGTGGCGCTGCGGACGTTCGTGATCTTCGCTTACACGCTGGTCCTGCTGCGGTGGATGGGCAAGCGCGGCATGGGGAGCCTGACGCCGTTCGAGTTTGCGATCATCGTCGCGCTCGGCTCGGCGGTCGGCGACCCGATGTTCTACGACGACGTGCCGCTGGTGCACACGATGCTTGTGATCGCAATTGTCGTGGGCATGCAGCGCGGCTTGTCGTGGATGACCGAGCGGAACAAGACAGTCGAGCGCGTGATCGAAAGCACACCGCGGCTGCTCGTCCGCGGCGGCGTGATCCACATGGCCAACCTGCACCGCGAGCAGTTGTCGCACGACGAGCTGTGCGAGGCGCTCCGCGCCGAGGGCGTGCGGCAGCTCGGCGAGGTCGAGTTTGCGTATCTCGAGCCATCCGGCAAACTCAGCGTGCTCCGCTATGAGCAGCCCCGGCCGGGATTGCCAATCCTTCCCGATGGCTCCAATGGCGGCGACGTGGGCCACGAGACCCCCGCCGGGCCGCGCGGCGACGATCCGCAGTGCTGCGCTACCTGCGGCGCGGCTAGGTCGTCGTCAGGCGTCTGTGAGAACTGCGGTGAAGCCGAATGGACCGAGGTACTTGCCCCGTGA
- a CDS encoding CBS domain-containing protein, translated as MDFKLSLQSETIRSVYPEGPVAVEPAMTVADAIVLMQNQKVAAILVCESDRLVGVFTERDVLRLLADKADLSQPIGTVMSGDPATVTDSDTLGEAIARMAEGGYRHLPIVSSIHPTEATGMVDVRGVMRYLVEHFPNTIYNLSPKSSRATAEREGA; from the coding sequence GTGGACTTCAAGCTGAGTCTGCAATCCGAGACCATCCGGTCGGTTTACCCCGAAGGTCCGGTAGCGGTTGAACCTGCCATGACGGTCGCCGATGCGATCGTGCTCATGCAGAACCAGAAGGTCGCCGCCATCCTGGTGTGCGAGAGCGACCGACTCGTGGGCGTCTTCACCGAGCGCGACGTGCTGCGGCTGTTGGCCGACAAAGCCGACTTGTCGCAGCCGATTGGCACGGTGATGTCCGGCGACCCCGCTACGGTCACCGACAGCGACACTCTCGGCGAGGCGATCGCTCGCATGGCGGAGGGCGGCTACCGGCACCTGCCGATCGTCAGCTCGATCCATCCGACCGAAGCCACCGGCATGGTCGATGTGCGGGGCGTCATGCGGTACCTCGTCGAGCACTTCCCGAACACGATTTACAACCTTTCTCCGAAGTCATCGCGGGCGACCGCGGAACGCGAAGGCGCGTAG
- a CDS encoding peptide-N-glycosidase F-related protein has translation MNDSIFSAQPKARWRRTLVLLALAVLSSPVAAQDYSIFSNSRIGFGDGQSREIRSTVTFPEFGANDKLTFNWGLLGDQDPWDRAGSIHLILPDSKQVQLGKFVTGFNGTTTHSQDVSNLAAMLSGKTVTVEAHIDTWVIDAWRLNASLNVQQGVQPKANPDWALPAIPNESGLGWHDSGDLTRNYTVITPNNLKDVKLTYFASGHHHTQTSNSDEFNQRRHSLYVDNQLVWTGIPWRTDGRNFRSVNPTSGRWDGNGDGDTNDPYPIDQWSSDFPRSGWVPGDEVHPYVLDVTEYLTAANRHQVRLVIEDVDINSYWRVSGYLSGTLVDPPELTGDFNRDGAVDAADYTVWRDQYNRTGLALAADANNDGRVNLIDRGIWATNYGRGSGPFSTAVPEPATITLLALAALGYRRR, from the coding sequence GTGAACGATTCGATCTTCTCTGCGCAGCCGAAGGCGCGTTGGCGGCGGACGCTGGTGCTGCTTGCCTTGGCCGTGCTGTCGTCGCCGGTTGCGGCGCAGGACTACAGCATCTTCTCCAACTCGCGCATCGGCTTCGGCGACGGTCAGAGCCGGGAGATCCGGAGTACGGTCACGTTCCCGGAGTTCGGCGCCAACGACAAGCTGACCTTCAATTGGGGCCTCCTCGGCGACCAGGACCCGTGGGACCGCGCCGGCAGCATCCATCTGATCTTGCCCGACAGCAAGCAGGTGCAGCTCGGCAAGTTCGTCACCGGCTTTAACGGGACGACGACCCACAGCCAGGACGTGTCGAACCTAGCCGCGATGCTCAGCGGCAAAACCGTCACGGTCGAGGCCCACATCGACACGTGGGTCATCGACGCCTGGCGGCTCAACGCGTCTCTCAATGTGCAGCAGGGCGTTCAACCAAAGGCGAACCCCGACTGGGCACTGCCGGCAATCCCCAACGAATCCGGCCTCGGCTGGCATGATTCCGGCGACCTCACCAGAAACTACACCGTCATCACGCCGAACAACCTCAAGGACGTGAAGCTCACTTACTTCGCGTCGGGTCACCATCACACGCAGACCAGCAACAGCGACGAGTTCAACCAACGGCGGCATTCGCTCTACGTCGATAACCAGCTCGTCTGGACCGGCATCCCCTGGCGGACCGACGGCCGCAACTTCCGCAGCGTGAATCCCACCTCGGGCCGATGGGACGGCAATGGTGATGGCGACACCAATGACCCGTATCCGATCGATCAATGGTCGAGCGACTTTCCTCGATCCGGCTGGGTCCCCGGCGACGAGGTCCACCCGTATGTCCTCGACGTCACGGAGTACCTCACGGCCGCCAACCGCCACCAGGTGCGGCTGGTGATCGAGGACGTCGACATCAACAGCTACTGGCGTGTGTCGGGCTACCTGTCGGGGACGTTGGTCGATCCGCCCGAACTGACCGGTGACTTCAATCGCGACGGCGCCGTGGACGCCGCCGATTACACGGTGTGGCGTGACCAGTACAACCGCACGGGCCTGGCGCTCGCCGCCGACGCCAACAATGACGGCCGCGTCAACCTCATCGACCGGGGCATCTGGGCGACGAACTACGGTCGGGGATCGGGCCCGTTCAGCACGGCCGTCCCCGAGCCGGCGACGATCACTCTGCTGGCGCTCGCTGCTCTTGGATACAGGCGGCGCTAG